From the Borrelia puertoricensis genome, one window contains:
- a CDS encoding DUF2764 family protein has translation MLSPYYYVMSSLPYLDLKIGKGGNISGFFDNIEIALSREDFLCLKGLSESKFDRVNLKVIDQFLEFEEMIRYTLATIRAEKLGFPKDVYLESPYFSSYYLGILKPLCLKENPFEVELGLDMLKWQFLTELEVGNDFNFEKLVIYLLKLMLVSRRNLFIEEIGEKNFDDICQKLSMQMSKNF, from the coding sequence ATGTTAAGTCCATATTACTATGTTATGTCGTCATTACCTTATCTTGATTTAAAAATTGGTAAGGGGGGAAATATATCAGGTTTTTTTGATAATATTGAGATTGCTTTAAGCAGGGAAGATTTTCTTTGTCTAAAGGGTTTGTCAGAATCTAAATTCGATAGGGTAAATTTGAAGGTAATTGATCAATTTCTTGAATTTGAAGAAATGATAAGATATACTTTGGCAACTATTAGAGCTGAGAAGTTGGGATTTCCAAAGGATGTGTATTTAGAATCCCCTTATTTTTCTAGTTATTATTTAGGAATTTTAAAACCTCTTTGTCTTAAAGAAAATCCTTTTGAGGTAGAATTAGGACTTGATATGTTAAAATGGCAGTTTCTAACAGAACTTGAAGTGGGAAATGATTTTAACTTTGAAAAATTAGTAATTTATTTGTTAAAGTTAATGTTAGTTTCAAGAAGAAATCTCTTTATAGAAGAGATAGGCGAGAAGAATTTTGATGATATTTGTCAAAAATTAAGTATGCAAATGAGTAAAAATTTTTAA
- a CDS encoding V-type ATP synthase subunit E: MQFEVKDLINKIKKDGLEEAEKLANEIILNAKRDAEAIVLKAESDAKDLKIQAEAETNEYKRHSLEASRQAVRDLIIGTEKNIKSLFKTALKDSVSRVYDDNFLRDLIIKVVDIWSKNDKIDIMLNESDFSNLLSVLRAKIGNRLDDSIEIKPFEGISKGFKIQQRDGNLYYDFTSDTVADILFEYLNPRFKEVIKLI; this comes from the coding sequence GTGCAGTTTGAAGTTAAAGATCTGATAAATAAAATTAAAAAAGATGGACTTGAGGAAGCTGAAAAATTAGCAAATGAGATTATTCTTAATGCAAAGAGAGATGCTGAGGCTATTGTTTTAAAAGCTGAGAGTGATGCTAAGGACTTAAAAATACAAGCTGAAGCGGAAACTAATGAGTATAAAAGGCATTCTCTTGAGGCATCTCGTCAAGCAGTTAGGGATTTGATTATTGGTACTGAAAAAAATATTAAATCTCTTTTTAAGACTGCTTTAAAGGATTCTGTTTCTAGAGTGTATGATGATAATTTTTTGAGGGACCTTATTATTAAGGTTGTAGATATTTGGAGTAAGAACGATAAGATAGATATAATGCTTAATGAATCTGATTTTTCTAATTTATTATCTGTTTTAAGAGCAAAGATAGGAAATAGACTTGATGATTCAATTGAGATTAAACCTTTTGAAGGCATAAGTAAAGGTTTTAAAATTCAACAAAGAGATGGAAATTTGTATTATGATTTTACATCAGACACTGTTGCTGATATTCTTTTTGAATATTTAAATCCAAGGTTTAAAGAAGTTATAAAGTTGATTTAG